The Oncorhynchus nerka isolate Pitt River linkage group LG13, Oner_Uvic_2.0, whole genome shotgun sequence sequence ATTGTACAGTTCCACATTAGGTTCACCATAACAAAGTTGTCAAACCAGTTTCTCATTATTTTAGATGAGATGTCAGAGGTTCGACTTACTGTGTGGGACCAGGTATCGAACCCAGGCCATCTGCATGCTTTAGGACcgtgttagcccactgagctaaaaaGCCTATGTATTTGCTCTGGGAGCTAACGTGAGCCCTCAGGTCTACAGGGCTAGTCCTAACACAAGCTTGTTCACTGAACTACCTCTGTTTTCTAGTGGTCGCTAAATGTCCCATGGCACTCGAGTTGAGTAGAAGTCTAAACCCTAGTGTACTTCCCAACCTGGTCACCATACCActatggccacctaatcatccagGCCTTCAATGGTCTCGTATAGCATTAAATACCTGTAAATTACAATGGAAAGGAGTTGCATGCATGAGCTGTCATGAATATTTGTATTCAAAATGGTTGCCATTATCTCAATGTTTACAATCCTGTATCTGACCACACTGTCACACTTACTAGACCAAACCCATCCCAGGTTGCATATAAAAACACATTTAAAGGTCAAATTTTGTGAGGACTATCTGGGAGGGGTTTGAGTGGGGAGGGAAAACTGAAAATgaactgttattggcagaggtttggaacCTTCTTATTGGTCCATTATTGCCGTGTTCACGCGATAGTCGAAACTTGAAGATGTCCGACTTGCTAATTGGTTGAACATGACgtgtataataactacaaccagttagcaagtctgTTGTTTCAGAGTTCCTACTAATAACTCATTtactgcatggtgatgtcaccatggaaggctAAAGCTCCATCCCACAAAAAGCCGTCTTTTCAAACGGCTCTCTCACTAAAAGGGAAAATTATGAAAAGGctcaatttcacagtattatttcaaCCTCGGAgtggaaatgtatataaaacatagaaaaatcatgtttttgactgcactggaccTTTTTAAGGTTGGCTATTTTCTTGTTTTGACACATGATGTTGAGTGTCAATGTTCTAATTCATGAGACCATGAGTGTGTTATTCTGAGACTGAAAATGGGTTATTTATATGTGGGCTGTTCATTGCCTGTTGGTCCTCTGTAGATCACTATAGTTCGTTTTAGAAGTTTCCCAACTGTTTGGGTTACAGATAAACAGATCCAGACTTTGACCTCTGTCTGTTTAAAACCAGCCTGACTACTGAGCATCACACACATTCTGACACACAGACTTCTGATCGGTAAGAACTATCACTCCTCACATATTCTTTCTCTAGCATGATACACACAGACATAACTTCTCACGTTAGAGAACCTTCTCCATTTCCACAGGGGGAACGGCACCAGGGTGTTAGTGTGACTCAGATGTACTATTGTGTATCTCATCTCAGTTCTATCTTACATCACTATTTGCTCACATTGTGGTTCAGGCAATGGTGGACACGGTTACAGACTGTACTAATCTACTGGAACAAACTACATTTAAACTGTAAAGCTGAAGCTGAAAGAAGTAGGATATGGGGGGGATTCTGATTTTATCAGCATGAGCTCAGACCACTCAACCTATGTTAGGCATTGTACTATACTTTAATACAATACTGTATCACGTAACATAGAGGATTATGATGTTAATCAGTAATGTGTTCCCATAAAGCCAGCCTGTGACTGTCATATAGTTGGATCAGCTATTTAGGTATAGAAACTAGGTTCTTATAGAGTTATGTTATGAAAGGTTCAGAAAGAGTTGAAAATGTTTGAAAGAGACtgtgagagaaaagagaggattTGCCTGTTTTAACTGTTGTATGAATATTTTGGGTATATTATCTCATATGTTACACATCTGAGTCCCCTGTGCTGAGTTAATGAATTCAAACATGAGTGATAATCAGTAACACAGCATTAAGACTTAGTCATGGTGATTTGCAACTGACACCAGGTCAACTGGGTCATACTCAGAGATCTATAGCGATGGTTTAGCCTCTAGAGCTGGACACCATGTTGCTACCTCATATAACATTTAtgatgtgtgtttctgtgtgcctgtctgtctggcagTTTGCCTGCCTTTCAGAACCTCTGGACTGAACCATGAGTTCTTGCGTGACCCTGTCGTCAGGGCATAAGATTCCCCTGGTGGGGCTGGGCACCTGGAAGAGTGCCCCTGGACAGGTCAAAATGCTATTAATTCTCATTAAAAAAACTAACATCCACACAGATAACCTAAACTTTAACGTGTGTGTTGACTATCTGTGTCACTGTAGGTGAAGCAGGCGGTGCTGACGGCTCTAGACTGTGGCTACAGACACATTGATTGTGCTGCTGCGTACAGTAATGAGCAGGAGGTCGGGGAGGCACTGGCTATGAGGCTGGGACCAGGAAAGGTGAGCCACACACACTTTTTGATCAGAGCATTAGGAAAACCCTTCTGGAATGCtgtgcttgtatgtgtgtgtgttgatcccCTGTTTTGGCCCCCAGGCCCTGCGTCGTGAGGCTGTATTTCTGACCTCTAAGCTGTGGAACACCCAGCATCACCCTGACGATGTAGAGACAGCCTGTAGGAAGAGTCTAATACATCTGGGACTGAACTACCTGGACCTCTACCTCATGCATTGGCCCATGGCCTTCCAGtgagcaacacacacacccctactcaCACCTCAATATGACTGCACATCTCAACGAACACACTTGTACTAGAAACCCGTCCCAGACATGTTATGGTCCTCTGAGCTGCCTGTGTGTTCTCCAGGCGTGGGACAGAGCTGATGCCTAAGCGGGCCGATGGGAGTGTGTGTTACGATGACATACACTACCAGGAAACCTGGGTTGCCATGGAGAGCCTGGTTGATAAGGGGCTGGTCCGAGCCATCGGTCTGTCCAACTTCAacgccagacagacagacgataTCATCAGCATCGCCAAACACAAGCCTGTAGTCAACCAGGTATGggactgtgtgtgtacagtatgtctgtgtaatattctctgactatgtgtgtgttgGTTTTGTCTTTGTAGGTGGAGTGTCACCCATACCTGTCCCAGGCTGAGTTGCTGAGTCACTGCaggtacatttgtgtgtgtgtaagttagtgtgtagtggtgtgtgtgccCCTGTGTATGTCTGTAGGTTTGTGTAACTGGGTGTGTGTATTCCACggttgtaggtgtgtgtgtgtaatagtttGCGTATGTTCCAGGTCGGTAGGTGTATGTGTGACGGCCTACAGCCCCCTGGGTAGCGGTGACAGGCCCTGGGCCTCGCCTGATGAACCCTGCCTGCTGCAGGACCCTGGACTGGGGGCTATCGCCCTCCGCCACAGCATGACCCCTGCTCAGGTCATACTCCGGTAACACagtacactgtaacacacaaacaTCTCCGTGTAACTAGCCACAGTGTAATGAGCAAttctcaggtgtgtgtctgtctgtgtctccaggTGGCAGGTACAGAGAGGGGTAGTCTGCATCCCCAAAAGTGTCACGCCCTCCAGGATCCAGCAGAACATACAGGTGAGGACAGTGCCATCTAGTAGAATGAATACCAATTGACCTGCATGATATTTGACCAGTTTGGAAACTTCTAACCTCTTCCCCAAAATGCGACTTTCAGGGCCGGCTGAGTCTAGGAAGCTACAGGTTACAATTCTGTGCAgctactgtgattgttttctagATTGGGTATTTGTGTCTGATTGACAGGTGTTTGACTTCTCTCTGTCGGATGAAGACATGAAGCAGATGGAGTCATTCAGCAGAAACGAGAGGTACATCGTCCCAGCTGTGGAGGTAAGGTTCGATTGTCTCAGATAAGACCTCAGGGTGCATGTCAATAGTCTTATACGGCCTCCTCCCCTGGTCACAACTAGACCGGTGAAGGAGAGTAGATGAGGATGCCATATgagactactgagatgcagccAAATTTAGCTGAGTTTCAGTTGAGACATGGGGTTTTCCGGTGGTACAGAATGGAACTGTGTGTTCTCTTCACAGAGGGACGGAAAGAGAGTGTGGAGGGACGCAGAGCACCCCCATTTCCCCTTCAATGAGCCGTACTGACCCCACATCTAGACACAGATCAACTGACCCCACATCTAGACACAGATCAACTGACCCCACATCTAGACACAGATCTACTGACCCCACATATAGAGACAGATCTACTGACCCCACATATAGAGACAGATCTACTGACCCCACATCTAGACACAGATCTACTGACCCCACATATAGAGACAGATCTACTGACCCCACATCTAGAGACAGATCTACTGACCTCACATCTAGAGACAGATCTACTGACCCCACATCTAGAGACAGATCTACTGACCCCACATCTAGAGACAGATCTACTGACCTCACATCTAGAGACAGGTCTACTGACCCCACATCTAGAGACAGGTCTACTGACCCCACATCTAGAGACAGGTCTACTGACCCCACATCTAGAGACAGGTCTACTGACCCCACATCTAGAGACAGGTCTACTGACCCCACATCTAGAGACAGGTCTACTGACCCCACATCTAGAGACAGGTCTACTGACCCCACATCTAGAGACAGGTCTACTGACCCCACATCTAGAGACAGGTCTACCGGCCCCACATCTAGAGACAGATCTACCGGCCCCACATCTAGAGACAGATCAACCGACCCCACATCTAGACACAGATCTTCCGGCCCCACATCTCAAcattatttatgagaggtattgacatgttgaatgcgccgaggtgtctgtctaaactactggcacacagctccgacacccatgcataccccacaagacatgccacaagaggtgtcttcacagtccccaagtcctgaacagactatgggaggcacacaacagtactacatggaactctattccacatcaagtaactgatgcaagcagtaaaattagatttaaaaaacaccttatggaacagtggggactgtgaagcaacacaaacaatggcacagacacacgcatacgataacatacgcactatacacagaCATGGATTTAGTAATGTAgagatgtggtagtggtggagtaggggcctgagggcacacagtgcgttgtgaaatctgtgaatgtattgtaatgttttaaaattgtataaattgccttaatt is a genomic window containing:
- the LOC115140150 gene encoding aldo-keto reductase family 1 member A1-A-like isoform X1, with protein sequence MSSCVTLSSGHKIPLVGLGTWKSAPGQVKQAVLTALDCGYRHIDCAAAYSNEQEVGEALAMRLGPGKALRREAVFLTSKLWNTQHHPDDVETACRKSLIHLGLNYLDLYLMHWPMAFQRGTELMPKRADGSVCYDDIHYQETWVAMESLVDKGLVRAIGLSNFNARQTDDIISIAKHKPVVNQVECHPYLSQAELLSHCRSVGVCVTAYSPLGSGDRPWASPDEPCLLQDPGLGAIALRHSMTPAQVILRWQVQRGVVCIPKSVTPSRIQQNIQVFDFSLSDEDMKQMESFSRNERYIVPAVERDGKRVWRDAEHPHFPFNEPY
- the LOC115140150 gene encoding aldo-keto reductase family 1 member A1-A-like isoform X2; the protein is MRLGPGKALRREAVFLTSKLWNTQHHPDDVETACRKSLIHLGLNYLDLYLMHWPMAFQRGTELMPKRADGSVCYDDIHYQETWVAMESLVDKGLVRAIGLSNFNARQTDDIISIAKHKPVVNQVECHPYLSQAELLSHCRSVGVCVTAYSPLGSGDRPWASPDEPCLLQDPGLGAIALRHSMTPAQVILRWQVQRGVVCIPKSVTPSRIQQNIQVFDFSLSDEDMKQMESFSRNERYIVPAVERDGKRVWRDAEHPHFPFNEPY